AATACCAGCCAGTCTGAGGATCACAGCCGTTGCGGTTTCGCGTTGTGCCCCGTTCGGCAACAAGCCGTGCTGTTCAAACATTTGCTCCGCATCGAGACAAATCTGGCCGTTTTCGCGTTCCGGTTCGCAAACGGAGGTCTCATCGACCCATTCGCCCGCGGATTGTCCGTAAACGCTGGTGCTGGAGAGGTAAATGATTTTCTGAGTTCGCGGTTTGATTTCCGTCAGTACGTGATCTAATCCCTCGACATAGATCTCACGCCGGGATTTCTCAGCGGAACGATCAAAGCCGACGGCGTACAGCACGGTTTCTGATTCGGGTAGGCCTTTGAGCGAATCGGGCTGGGTAATATCCCCCATCATGGGTCTGATTCCCCGCTTCTCAAATTCATGAGCGTGCGTCTCTGAGCGTGTGAGTGCCGAAACAGCGTGCCCCTGTTCCAGCCACTTTTGTGCGACCGACAAGCCGACATAACCACAGCCTATAATCAATTTATGCATCGAAAACACCATTTTCAGGAGGGCGGGAACGAATTCTCTAATTCAGCGTTTACCACGAATCCGCGGCGCCAGTTGATCTGAATGCTGCAGAACCAGTTGAACGTGAGCTTGAATCTGGTCGCATAATTCACGTTCCGCATTCTCTGGCAGAGTCTGGATTGTTTGAACACCAGAGTCTTCAAGTAACGTTGATTCCAATCTCCGAAACCGCTCGGCCATTGTCTGCAATAACGATTCTACCTCTGTTATAGACAGATCGTAGCGATTGAGAATGGATTCTTCAGAATTCCTGACACGGGTCAACCGGGCCAGCGTGTTTCCCTGGGTGCGATACAAGGCACCTTCTAGATATGCGCGTCTCAAGAAGCCATCCTGATCAAATTGATAGACGGGATCGCTGCCAAAGTAAAATGAAAAATGGCCGCTTTGCTTCTGTCCCCAGAACAGGGGAAACGCTTCATGAGCCAGCTGCAGTTCGGCACGGGGAAATAACGCCGTCGCTTCACGCATCAGGTCTTCGCGGTCTTGTTCATTTCGCGCCATTGCAAGTCGTCTCTCTATTCTGATCGCAACGATGTCGTAACCATCGGTTTTACTCAGGAACGTTGCTAATCAAACAGATGGCTTACCGATTCGTTACGGTGAATCCGTCGAATGGCCTCGCCCAGCAAGGGGGCAATCGAAATTGTTCTCAAATTAGAAAGTTTATCCTGATCAGGAATCGGCAGACTGTTTGTGACCACGATTTCTTTGATGGGTGCCTCGCTCAGCAGCTTGATGGCAGGCCCACAAAAAACTGCATGCGATGCACTGACATAGATTTCGCGGGCACCATGTTCTTTGACCACATTGACTGCACCGACAATCGAACCTCCCGTGGAAATCATATCATCGAACAGGAGTGCGACTTTCCCTTCAATCGGACCCCCAATAATATTTGCCTGCTGTGTTTCCAGGGCATTTTTGCGGCGTTTATCAACAATCGCCAGCGTGCCCCCGATATTGTTATTATGTTGCAGCGTTCGTTTGATACTGCCTTCATCCGGGCTCACAACAACCAGGTCTTTATCCGGAATGTTGAGTGATCTGAAGTAACGATCCAGTATCGGCGCGGCGTACAAGTGATCGACGGGGGTATCAAAAAAGCCTTGAATCTGGGCGGCGTGCAAATCCATGGCCAGCACCCGGTCAGCGCCGGCTTCATTGATCAGATTTGCAACCAGCTTGGAAGTAATCGGGACCCGACCGGAGTCTTTTCGGTCCTGTCTTGCGTATCCGAAATAAGGAATGACAGCCGTGATGCGTTCTGCACTCGCCCGACGACAGGCATCCATCAGTATCAGCAATTCCATCAGATTATCGTTCACGGGAGGCGAAGTTGGCTGAACGATAAACACGTCTCGCCCCCGGACATTCTGATTGAGCTTCAGACTGATTTCCCCATCGGGAAAATTGGACAACTCGACCGATGCCAGACGAACGCCGAGATATTCCGCGATTTCTCCAGCTAATTGAGGATGAGCTCGTCCACTAAGAAGAGTCAAATGATCATACATTGAAAGCGAAGCCTGCTTTAGTGCGATACTTTGAGTTGCGGGAACAAGGGCCGTCAGCGCCGAACGGATCTGTCTGGCATACTACCCTATTCACGCTTATCGAGAGAAAGAAGTCAAGCATGAGCTTTCGATTTCGTACGAAAGTCCTCAAATGCCGCTTTTTGGACGCACTTTACTGAAACGGGCAAGTAGCAAAACGAGCGAATCTCTGTCGATTATTCAGAGGGTGCCTGTTTGAGAATTTCGGCCACTTCAGCCAGTTGCTCCTGGGTATTCACACCCATGGCTTCCTGAATATCAAATACCGGATCAGCCAGCACGGTCTGACCTTCTTTGAGTAGAATTTCGGCACAGTCGGTCAGGTAGTATTCCGCCTGACTGTTATCTGGTTTCACTTTTTCCAATGCATGGAATAACTGTCGGCCGTCAAAAGCGAAGCAGCCTGTATTGATCTCTTCAATGGCGGCTTCTTCGGGAGTGGCATCCTTTTGCTCTACAATTCGCAAGAATTGACCGTTTGCATCGCGAACGATGCGCCCCAGGCCTTCGTTGGCTTTGGTCGTTGCCGTCCCCACCACACAAGCCGCCTGGTTCTGCTGTTGAATCTCGAGCAATTTTGCCAGTGAACTTCCTTTCAAGAGTGGCGTATCACCGGCAAGCACCAGAACAGGCCCATCATGATCGGCCAGATTCTCGGCACTCATCATCACGGCGTGCCCTGTCCCTTTCTGATCGGCCTGCAAGGCAAATTCCACATCGGAATGAGGTGCGAGAGCTGCTTTCACTTCGTCTGCCTTATGACCGACAATCACGACCAGTTTCTGGCAGTGCGCGGCACGGGCCGCATCCAGAACGTATTCTATCATCGGACGTCCCAGAATGGGGTGCAGAACTTTGGGAAGTTCTGACTTC
This genomic interval from Gimesia alba contains the following:
- a CDS encoding SDR family oxidoreductase, encoding MHKLIIGCGYVGLSVAQKWLEQGHAVSALTRSETHAHEFEKRGIRPMMGDITQPDSLKGLPESETVLYAVGFDRSAEKSRREIYVEGLDHVLTEIKPRTQKIIYLSSTSVYGQSAGEWVDETSVCEPERENGQICLDAEQMFEQHGLLPNGAQRETATAVILRLAGIYGPGRLLARMQQIKASEPLTGRPDAWLNLIHVTDIVNTILKCDTDIHLESHYLVSDSRPITRQEYYETLARLIKAPLPQFAEEAPGQPALKSQRMHSTERAAGLNKRCCNKRLREELGVELVFPTIQEGLPQAIENT
- a CDS encoding ribose-phosphate diphosphokinase encodes the protein MYDHLTLLSGRAHPQLAGEIAEYLGVRLASVELSNFPDGEISLKLNQNVRGRDVFIVQPTSPPVNDNLMELLILMDACRRASAERITAVIPYFGYARQDRKDSGRVPITSKLVANLINEAGADRVLAMDLHAAQIQGFFDTPVDHLYAAPILDRYFRSLNIPDKDLVVVSPDEGSIKRTLQHNNNIGGTLAIVDKRRKNALETQQANIIGGPIEGKVALLFDDMISTGGSIVGAVNVVKEHGAREIYVSASHAVFCGPAIKLLSEAPIKEIVVTNSLPIPDQDKLSNLRTISIAPLLGEAIRRIHRNESVSHLFD
- a CDS encoding NTP transferase domain-containing protein; the protein is MNPPAAVILAAGKSTRMKSELPKVLHPILGRPMIEYVLDAARAAHCQKLVVIVGHKADEVKAALAPHSDVEFALQADQKGTGHAVMMSAENLADHDGPVLVLAGDTPLLKGSSLAKLLEIQQQNQAACVVGTATTKANEGLGRIVRDANGQFLRIVEQKDATPEEAAIEEINTGCFAFDGRQLFHALEKVKPDNSQAEYYLTDCAEILLKEGQTVLADPVFDIQEAMGVNTQEQLAEVAEILKQAPSE